The DNA sequence TTGATCAGCGAAACAATCATACCGTTCAGCTTCTCATCGTCCGTCCACCCTTCCAGGTTCAGGTCAGACAACAAGTTTGCTTCTTCGGGCACAGCGTATGTGCTTTCGTCGCGGTAGTTGTTTTTGTCTGGGAACAGGTTCTCCGTGATATTCTTGCGGGAGAACTTAACACCTTTACTAACAACTTCATCACCAAATTTGTGCTTGACGCCTTGGGTGGTTTTGCCATCCAGCAACGCAACCATCTTGTCGATCATACGAGCCCGGAAGTCGTTCAACTCACGGCCGTACCGCTTCATCAGCACCTTCACTTCGTCTTTGTGCTTACCCCGGTCTTCCTTGGCCGGACGCGCAAATAACTTCGTGTCGATAACGATACCCTTCAACGATGGCGGTGCTTTCTTCGAAGCATCCTTCACATCACCCGCCTTATCGCCGAAGATGGCACGCAGCAGTTTCTCTTCCGGTGTTGGATCGCTTTCTCCTTTTGGTGTAATCTTACCAATCAGGATATCGCCTTCTTTCACTTCAGTACCCACGCGGACGATACCGCTTTCGTCGAGGTTACGAACGGTTTCTTCGCTCACGTTCGGGATCTCAGACGTTAATTCTTCTTCGCCCCGCTTCGTATCACGTACTTCCAGTTCAAACTCTTCGATGTGGATCGACGTAAAAATATCTTCGCGCACAACACGCTCCGAGATCACGATAGCATCCTCAAAGTTGTATCCCTGCCAGGGCATGAAGGCAACCTTCATATTCCGACCCAGTGCCAGTTCTCCAGCCTGCGTAGCATACCCTTCGCAGAGCACATCACCCTTCTTCACCTTCTGGCCCTTGAGCACCGTTGGCTTGATGTTGATGCAGGTATCCTGGTTGGTCCGACGGAACTTGATGAGGTTGTATACTTTCCGGTCTTCATCGAATGAGACGGCCAGCTGATCGTCATCAAGGGTATACCGAACAATGATTTTTGTAGAGTCAACAAACTCAACAGTACCATCGGCTTCGGCAATAACCAGCGTGCGGGAATCGACAGCCACACGACCTTCCAGACCCGTACCCACGATGGGAGCTTCGGGACGGAGGAGCGGTACGGCCTGACGCTGCATGTTCGAACCCATCAGGGCACGGTTAGCATCGTCATGCTCCAGGAACGGAATCATAGACGCAGCCACCGATACGATCTGGTTCGGGGCAATGTCCATGAACGTTACGTTCTGTGGCTCGGCAATCGGGAAGTCACCTTCAAAACGGGCTTTCAGCTTCTCGACCATAAAGTTTCCTTTTTTGTCGATACCAGCGTTGGCCTGGGCAATATAGTGAGTGTCTTCTTCTTCCGCCGTGAGGTACATCACCGGCTTATCCATCGACACCTTACCGTTTTCAATGATCCGGTAAGGCGTTTCAATGAAGCCCATGCTGTTGATCTTCGCGTATACGCAAAGCGACGAAATCAGACCGATGTTCGGGCCTTCCGGGGTTTCGATGGTACACAACCGACCGTAGTGGGTGTAGTGTACGTCACGAACCTCAAAACCGGCCCGCTCCCGTGACAGACCACCGGGTCCGAGTGCCGACATACGACGCTTGTGCGTCACTTCGGCCAGCGGGTTAGTCTGGTCCATGAACTGCGACAACTGATTCGTTCCGAAGAACGAATTAATCACCGACGACAGCGTCCGGGCATTGATCAGGTCAACGGGTTTGAAATCTTCGTTGTCCCGTACGTTCATCCGTTCTTTGATAGTCCGGGCCATACGGGCCAGACCTACGCCAAACTGCGAATACAATTGCTCCCCTACCGTCCGGACACGCCGGTTACTCAGGTGGTCAATATCATCGACGACGGCTTTCGAGTTGATCAGACCAATCAGGTACTTCACGATACACACAATGTCCAGTGTGGTCAGTACCTTCATCTCCGACGAGATTTCAAGCCCCAGTTTCTTGTTGATCCGGTACCGGCCTACATCGCCGAGATCATAGCGCTTATCCGAGAAGAACAGGCTCTGGATGATCTCGCGCGCTGCTTGCTCATCCGGTGCATCAGCGTTCCGCAGTTGCCGATAGATTTGCTCAACAGCCTCTTTTTCCGAGTTCGAGCTATCCTTCTGCAACGTATTGTAGATGATGTTGTAATCGGCCATGTTCATGTCTTCCTTATGAAGGATGACCGACTTCTGCCCCGATTCCGTAATAACATCAATATCTTCTGCCTTGATGGCCGAGTCGCGCTCCAGCAGCACTTCATTACGACTGATGGATACAACCTCGCCCGTATCTTCATCAACGAAGTCTTCCGTCCAGGTCTTTAATACCCGGGCAGCCAGACGACGGCCGATGGCTTTTTTCAGGTTGGCAGGCGTTGCCGGAACTTCTTCCGACAGGCCGAACAGATCAAGGATGTCTTTATCTGAACCAAACCCAATGGCGCGCAACAGCGTTGTGACCGGGAATTTCTTTTTCCGGTCGATGTATGCGTACATGACGTTGTTAACGTCCGTCGAGAACTCGATCCACGAGCCCTTAAACGGAATAATCCGCGCCGAGTACAGTTTAGTACCGTTTGTGTGCTTGCTCATGGAGAAGAACACACCCGGCGAACGGTGCAATTGAGAAACAATCACCCGCTCAGCACCGTTGATGACAAACGAGCCTTTCTCGGTCATGTACGGTATGTTCCCCAGGAATACCTCCTGCTCAATCGTTTCAAAGTCCTCGTTGTCGGGGTCATTGTTCGAAAGCCGCAGTTTTGCCTTCAGGGGTACTGAATAGGTCAAACCCCGATCAATGGACTCATCGACGGAGTACTTGGGGGGATCGACCAGATAATCGATGAACTCCAGTTTGAAATTCTCCCGGGAGTCGGAAATTGGGAAGTTTTCCTGAAAAACCTTGAACAGGCCTTCTTCCGACCGCTGGTTGGAAGGGGTATCAAGCTGGAAAAAATCTTTGAAGGATTTTACTTGAATATCCAGAAAGTCAGGATACCCAATCACTGGCTGAATCGTCGCAAAATTTTTGCGCGTACTGATTTTCGCGTTTGTAGCCAAGATTGTGTTTCGTTTAGTTGCGTAACCGGTTCTCTATGAGTACATTGCGAGGATTTGCAATGGTGCTCGAACTAAGCGGTCATTCAGGCTCCGGGCGTCACCCGACCCGTGGAGCGTAAATAGACAACGTAAGCCAATACGAATAAGTTTGTCTTTTGCAAGGGCATAGACAAAAAAGTCTCCAAACAGGAAAAGACCAGACGATGGTCTGGCCTCCCCTGCCTGGAGCGATATACAGAAAAACGTGTGCTTACTTAACTTCTACTTCAGCACCAGCTTCTTCAAGTTGTTTGCGCAGGCCTTCAGCCTCGTCTTTGCTAACACCTTCTTTCACCGGCTTCGGTGCAGTGTCAACTAATTCTTTGGCTTCTTTCAGACCCAGGCCTGTCAGATCTTTCACCAGTTTCACTACGGCCAGTTTAGCAGCACCAGCTGACTTCAGAACCACGTCGAATGATGTCTTTTCAGCAGCAGCTGCTGGTGCATCAGCACCACCGCCACCACCGGCCATCATTACAGGAGCCGCAGCAGCCGGCTCAATGCCATACTCGTCCTTCAGGATCGTAGCAAGTTCATTAACTTCTTTAACCGTCAGGCTTACAAGCTGCTCAGCGAACGCTTTCAAATCTGCCATTTTAGTATTCTTATTTGATTGTGATACAATTGGATGGAGTGCCGACATCTTGTCCACACTTAATAATTTATCGGATGAACAGACCAGCTGTTCGGGTTACTAAGCTTCCTCGCGCTCCGACAGCGTTTTGAGAATGCCGGCCAGTTTGTTGCCACCACCCTGCAACGCCGAGATGACGTTTTTCGCAGGCGACTGCAACAGGCCAATGATTTCGCCGATCAGCTCTTCGCGGCTCTTCAGCGCGATGAGCGTGTCGAGTTGGTCCGCACCAATGAACAGGCTGCTGTCGATCGACGCACCTTTCAGTTGGAGTTTATCACTCGTCTTGCGAAACTCTTTAATCAGTTTTGCGGGAGCCTTGCCATTGCTGGGGTGAAACATCACCGCCGACTGGCCCTGCAGTACTGTATCGTTGAAGGGAGAGAAATCCGCTTCGAGGGTTTCGAGTGCTTTTTTGATGAAGGTATTCTTCACCACTTTGTACTCGATGCCCCGCTCAAAACACATCCGACGGAGGTTGTTTGTTTCAGCAACCGTCATGCCATTGGCTTCCGTGATGTAGAAGAAGGGAATTGACTGGAACTTGCCGGTCAACTCTTCAATCATTGCTCCTTTTTCGTCGCGTTTCATGGCTTAAATACCGGCTACTGTGCCTTTGTCGATGGTTACTCCCGGACTCATTGTGCTCGACAGGTAGATCGTTTTCACGTACGTACCTTTAGCCGAAGACGGCTTCAGACGCATCAGCGTAGCGATTACTTCCTGCGCGTTTTCAACCAGTTTATCCGGCGTGAACGATACTTTACCAATACTGGTATGAATGATCCCCGTCTTATCAACTTTAAAGTCAATTTTACCGGCTTTCACCTCACGAACGGCCTTCCCTACTTCGGGCGTAACGGTGCCTGATTTTGGGTTTGGCATCAGACCACGGGGACCCAGCACTTTACCCAGACGACCAACTTTAGCCATAACGTTCGGCATCGTAATGATTACGTCGATGTCCGTCCAGCCTTGTTCGATCTTCTGAATGTAGTCATCCAGCCCCACGTAATCGGCACCAGCCTCTTTCGCTTCGTTTTCCTTGTCCGGCGTGCAAAGCACCAGAACGCGAACCGTTTTACCCGTACCATGTGGCAACGTAGCAACGCCACGAACCATCTG is a window from the Spirosoma rigui genome containing:
- the rpoB gene encoding DNA-directed RNA polymerase subunit beta, which translates into the protein MATNAKISTRKNFATIQPVIGYPDFLDIQVKSFKDFFQLDTPSNQRSEEGLFKVFQENFPISDSRENFKLEFIDYLVDPPKYSVDESIDRGLTYSVPLKAKLRLSNNDPDNEDFETIEQEVFLGNIPYMTEKGSFVINGAERVIVSQLHRSPGVFFSMSKHTNGTKLYSARIIPFKGSWIEFSTDVNNVMYAYIDRKKKFPVTTLLRAIGFGSDKDILDLFGLSEEVPATPANLKKAIGRRLAARVLKTWTEDFVDEDTGEVVSISRNEVLLERDSAIKAEDIDVITESGQKSVILHKEDMNMADYNIIYNTLQKDSSNSEKEAVEQIYRQLRNADAPDEQAAREIIQSLFFSDKRYDLGDVGRYRINKKLGLEISSEMKVLTTLDIVCIVKYLIGLINSKAVVDDIDHLSNRRVRTVGEQLYSQFGVGLARMARTIKERMNVRDNEDFKPVDLINARTLSSVINSFFGTNQLSQFMDQTNPLAEVTHKRRMSALGPGGLSRERAGFEVRDVHYTHYGRLCTIETPEGPNIGLISSLCVYAKINSMGFIETPYRIIENGKVSMDKPVMYLTAEEEDTHYIAQANAGIDKKGNFMVEKLKARFEGDFPIAEPQNVTFMDIAPNQIVSVAASMIPFLEHDDANRALMGSNMQRQAVPLLRPEAPIVGTGLEGRVAVDSRTLVIAEADGTVEFVDSTKIIVRYTLDDDQLAVSFDEDRKVYNLIKFRRTNQDTCINIKPTVLKGQKVKKGDVLCEGYATQAGELALGRNMKVAFMPWQGYNFEDAIVISERVVREDIFTSIHIEEFELEVRDTKRGEEELTSEIPNVSEETVRNLDESGIVRVGTEVKEGDILIGKITPKGESDPTPEEKLLRAIFGDKAGDVKDASKKAPPSLKGIVIDTKLFARPAKEDRGKHKDEVKVLMKRYGRELNDFRARMIDKMVALLDGKTTQGVKHKFGDEVVSKGVKFSRKNITENLFPDKNNYRDESTYAVPEEANLLSDLNLEGWTDDEKLNGMIVSLIKNYNNRRSEITGRFKRERFALEVGDELPAGIVKLAKVYIAKKRKLKVGDKMAGRHGNKGVVARIVRDEDMPFLEDGTKVDIVLNPLGVPSRMNLGQIYETVLAWAGQKLNRKYATPIFDGATEQQVADELNEAGLPSFGRTYLYNGLTGERFDQPVTVGIIYMLKLGHLVDDKMHARSIGPYSLITQQPLGGKAQFGGQRFGEMEVWALEAFGASHILQEILTVKSDDVVGRAKAYEAIVKGENLPKPNIPESFNVLVHELRGLALEITLE
- the rplL gene encoding 50S ribosomal protein L7/L12, encoding MADLKAFAEQLVSLTVKEVNELATILKDEYGIEPAAAAPVMMAGGGGGADAPAAAAEKTSFDVVLKSAGAAKLAVVKLVKDLTGLGLKEAKELVDTAPKPVKEGVSKDEAEGLRKQLEEAGAEVEVK
- the rplJ gene encoding 50S ribosomal protein L10; translation: MKRDEKGAMIEELTGKFQSIPFFYITEANGMTVAETNNLRRMCFERGIEYKVVKNTFIKKALETLEADFSPFNDTVLQGQSAVMFHPSNGKAPAKLIKEFRKTSDKLQLKGASIDSSLFIGADQLDTLIALKSREELIGEIIGLLQSPAKNVISALQGGGNKLAGILKTLSEREEA
- the rplA gene encoding 50S ribosomal protein L1, whose protein sequence is MAKLTKKQKEAQSKYDAAKEYSLAQAAEILKEISYTKFDASVDIDVRLGVDPRKADQMVRGVATLPHGTGKTVRVLVLCTPDKENEAKEAGADYVGLDDYIQKIEQGWTDIDVIITMPNVMAKVGRLGKVLGPRGLMPNPKSGTVTPEVGKAVREVKAGKIDFKVDKTGIIHTSIGKVSFTPDKLVENAQEVIATLMRLKPSSAKGTYVKTIYLSSTMSPGVTIDKGTVAGI